One window of the Carnobacterium maltaromaticum DSM 20342 genome contains the following:
- a CDS encoding FAD-dependent oxidoreductase produces the protein MKIVIIGGVAGGMSAATRLRRLNEQAEIIVLEKGPYVSFANCGLPYYVAGEIENRSDLLVQTPEQLKARFRLDVRPNSEAIKIDTEGKEIMVASESDTYTLAYDKLILSPGAKPFIPPIKGLEMAKNSFTLRNVPDVDEVMTYIESHNPKKAVIIGAGFIGLEMAESLVNRGIHVTIVEKAPHVLPTIDEEMAAFITKELSKNQINVITGTSVIGIENEGRSVIIENGAKIETDFILLSVGVQPESRLAVDSGIQTGLRGGIVVDDNYQTSAKDVYAVGDAILVKQYSTQKDTLISLASPANRQGRQVADILSGLKRKNLGSLGTAIVRVFDQTIASTGLTEQQLKSEEKNYQVVHIQGKNHAGYYPNASMILLKLLFNPISGEIYGAQAVGKEGVDKRIDILATAIKGNLTVEDLPELEFTYAPPFGSAKDPVNMAGYAALNSMEGITESIQWYELQSYLKKGALLLDVRGEKEIATNGYFPNALTIPLDSLRERMHELPQDKEFIVSCQSGLRSYIAERILKQNGFRVKNLDGAFSLYSTVRPEEVK, from the coding sequence ATGAAAATTGTAATTATTGGTGGAGTAGCAGGGGGAATGTCTGCTGCTACACGATTAAGAAGGTTAAATGAACAAGCTGAAATTATTGTACTGGAAAAAGGTCCTTATGTGTCTTTTGCTAATTGTGGATTGCCTTATTATGTGGCAGGGGAGATTGAAAACCGTTCTGATTTGCTTGTGCAAACCCCTGAACAGTTAAAAGCTAGATTTCGATTAGATGTCCGTCCAAATAGTGAAGCCATTAAAATTGATACGGAGGGTAAGGAAATAATGGTAGCTTCGGAAAGTGATACCTATACATTAGCATATGACAAACTTATCTTGTCGCCAGGTGCGAAACCATTTATTCCACCAATTAAAGGATTGGAAATGGCAAAAAATAGTTTTACTTTACGGAATGTGCCAGATGTTGATGAAGTTATGACTTATATTGAGTCACACAATCCTAAGAAGGCAGTTATTATTGGTGCGGGATTTATAGGGCTAGAAATGGCTGAGAGTTTAGTCAACAGAGGAATTCATGTAACAATTGTTGAAAAAGCACCACATGTATTGCCGACTATTGATGAAGAGATGGCTGCTTTTATTACGAAAGAATTAAGTAAGAATCAAATCAATGTAATAACTGGTACCTCTGTTATTGGAATCGAAAATGAGGGTCGCAGTGTCATAATAGAAAATGGAGCTAAGATTGAAACTGATTTTATTTTGTTATCTGTGGGAGTTCAGCCAGAAAGTCGTTTGGCAGTAGATTCAGGTATCCAAACTGGGCTACGAGGTGGTATAGTAGTAGATGATAATTATCAAACAAGTGCTAAAGATGTGTACGCTGTTGGGGATGCTATTTTAGTAAAGCAATATAGCACTCAAAAAGATACTTTAATTTCACTTGCTTCTCCTGCTAATCGTCAAGGAAGACAAGTTGCCGATATTTTATCAGGGTTAAAGAGAAAGAATTTAGGTAGCTTAGGAACGGCAATTGTGCGCGTGTTTGATCAAACAATTGCTTCAACAGGATTAACTGAACAGCAGTTGAAGAGTGAAGAAAAAAATTATCAAGTGGTCCATATTCAAGGTAAGAATCATGCAGGCTATTACCCAAATGCTTCTATGATTCTGCTTAAATTATTATTTAATCCGATATCTGGAGAAATTTATGGAGCCCAAGCTGTTGGAAAAGAGGGTGTTGATAAGCGAATCGATATTTTGGCTACAGCAATTAAAGGTAATCTGACAGTTGAAGATTTACCAGAATTGGAGTTTACTTATGCGCCACCATTTGGCTCGGCAAAAGATCCTGTAAATATGGCTGGTTATGCAGCGTTAAATAGTATGGAAGGTATCACTGAATCCATTCAGTGGTATGAACTCCAAAGTTATTTAAAAAAGGGTGCATTGCTGTTAGATGTTCGCGGAGAAAAAGAAATTGCTACTAATGGGTATTTTCCTAATGCTTTAACGATTCCTTTAGATAGTTTACGTGAAAGAATGCATGAACTTCCACAAGATAAAGAATTTATCGTTAGTTGTCAAAGTGGTTTACGGAGTTATATAGCGGAAAGAATTTTAAAACAAAATGGTTTCCGAGTGAAAAATTTAGACGGGGCTTTTAGCCTGTATTCAACGGTTCGACCTGAGGAGGTTAAGTAA
- a CDS encoding rhodanese-like domain-containing protein, with product MFETISMPEFEQLIKKKSVSIIDVREAHEYEQGHIADVLFIPMQSIPEQLDTLDYDENYYVICHSGVRSNAVCQYLAQEGYHVTNVMGGMSAWKGESVYGM from the coding sequence ATGTTTGAAACGATTTCTATGCCTGAATTTGAGCAATTAATTAAAAAGAAATCTGTATCAATTATTGATGTCAGAGAAGCTCATGAATATGAACAAGGACATATTGCGGATGTATTATTTATACCGATGCAATCTATTCCAGAACAATTAGATACGTTAGATTATGATGAAAATTATTATGTTATTTGTCATAGTGGAGTACGTTCAAATGCCGTTTGTCAGTATCTTGCTCAAGAAGGGTACCATGTTACGAATGTAATGGGAGGAATGTCAGCTTGGAAGGGAGAAAGTGTCTATGGAATGTGA
- a CDS encoding metal-sensitive transcriptional regulator, protein MECDKKILNRLKRSEGQMRGILKMMEDGKECKEIIVQLSAVRSSIDKVMGLMVAENLIQSIEYENGTNPEKDEAVREAVELIVKTM, encoded by the coding sequence ATGGAATGTGATAAAAAAATCTTAAATCGTTTGAAGCGCTCAGAAGGACAGATGCGTGGCATTTTAAAAATGATGGAAGATGGAAAAGAGTGTAAAGAAATCATTGTACAATTATCAGCTGTTCGTTCCAGTATCGATAAAGTCATGGGATTAATGGTTGCTGAAAATTTGATTCAATCAATTGAGTATGAAAATGGCACAAATCCCGAAAAGGATGAAGCTGTGAGAGAAGCAGTAGAGTTAATTGTGAAAACAATGTAA
- a CDS encoding nucleotidyltransferase family protein — MAEEAELKAIIQNDQEMLRILKIVKSLNLPDWWICAGFIRNKIWDVLHGYPSDTPLNDIDIIFFDPVDTSIETEENLNEKLHVLDSTMPWSVKNQARMHQKAGFPPFKSSQDGIAHFPELPTAIGVKLTQDGQLLIAAPWGIKELMNLIVSPTPYYQLNSQHYSIYQERLKKKDWQKTWPLLNFKDC; from the coding sequence ATGGCAGAAGAAGCAGAGTTAAAAGCTATCATTCAAAATGATCAAGAAATGCTACGCATCCTAAAAATAGTAAAAAGTTTAAATTTACCAGATTGGTGGATTTGTGCTGGTTTCATTCGCAATAAAATCTGGGATGTTCTACACGGTTACCCTTCAGATACTCCTTTAAATGATATCGATATTATTTTTTTTGATCCAGTAGATACGAGTATTGAAACAGAAGAAAATTTGAATGAAAAATTACATGTTCTAGATTCTACCATGCCTTGGTCTGTAAAAAACCAAGCTCGAATGCACCAAAAAGCTGGCTTTCCACCATTTAAGTCTTCACAAGATGGAATTGCTCATTTTCCAGAACTTCCTACCGCTATTGGAGTTAAGTTGACTCAAGATGGTCAACTCCTGATTGCTGCACCATGGGGAATAAAAGAATTAATGAACTTAATCGTTTCGCCAACACCTTACTATCAACTAAATTCACAACATTATAGTATTTATCAAGAACGATTAAAGAAAAAAGACTGGCAAAAAACTTGGCCTTTGCTAAACTTTAAAGACTGTTAA
- a CDS encoding peptidylprolyl isomerase, producing MKNKKLILGILLLIVAIVAIIFGINYVNKDKKDDVKTENSSSSEQIESSSEAEAPVDFSKLTLPQLSNEVTENEAVVEIVTTMGTIKAKLFPEFAPKAVENFITHSKDGYYDGTIFHRVIEDFMIQGGDPDGTGMGGESIWGKPFGVEISPELYHIRGALAMAKTNQPISIGSQFYVVQNPADMSAGLSSSTTPEKIIEAYKNGGYPSLDGGYTVFGQVIEGMDVVDKIAAVEVGQSDKPKEDIKIEKINVIQEAK from the coding sequence ATGAAAAACAAAAAATTAATTTTAGGAATTTTACTTTTAATTGTTGCAATTGTAGCAATTATTTTTGGAATCAACTATGTCAACAAAGACAAAAAAGATGATGTAAAAACAGAAAATTCTTCATCTAGTGAACAAATTGAAAGTAGTAGCGAAGCTGAAGCACCTGTTGATTTTTCAAAATTGACACTTCCTCAGCTTTCAAATGAAGTCACAGAAAACGAAGCTGTTGTTGAGATTGTAACAACAATGGGAACGATTAAAGCGAAACTATTCCCAGAATTCGCTCCTAAAGCTGTTGAAAACTTTATTACTCACAGCAAAGATGGCTACTATGATGGTACAATCTTCCATCGCGTCATTGAAGACTTTATGATTCAAGGTGGCGATCCCGACGGTACTGGCATGGGTGGCGAAAGTATCTGGGGTAAACCATTTGGTGTAGAAATTTCACCAGAACTTTATCATATTCGCGGTGCTTTAGCTATGGCTAAAACAAATCAACCCATTTCAATCGGCAGTCAATTTTATGTTGTTCAAAATCCGGCTGATATGAGTGCTGGATTATCTTCAAGTACAACTCCTGAAAAAATTATTGAAGCTTATAAAAATGGTGGATATCCAAGTTTAGATGGAGGATATACAGTCTTTGGCCAAGTAATTGAAGGCATGGATGTTGTCGATAAAATCGCTGCTGTTGAAGTTGGACAAAGTGATAAACCAAAAGAAGATATCAAAATCGAAAAAATTAACGTGATTCAAGAAGCAAAGTAA
- a CDS encoding DUF871 domain-containing protein, translating to MGKLGVSIYPERSTFEKDQAYLDLAHKHGYTRVFTSLLEIDGDADQVLGSFNKVVAYANSLGMEVMVDINPGLFTQLNISYDDLSFFHKMGAYGIRLDIGFTGQEEARMTRNPYGIKIEVNMSSGTKYVDSIMAFSPNRENLLGSHNFYPHRYSGLEYNHFVYCSNQYRNHNLNTAAFVNSHEATFGPWPTQDGLCSLEDHRDLEIATQVKHLVLTDLIDDIIIGNAYASEAEIIAMAEAFNADYPSVKVDLDQEISDVERKVVLDELHSYRGDRSAYILRSTMTRIKYKNEEFPPHNTIDIKRGDLLVDNVDFGQYKGEMQIALKEMENIGRVNVVGRISDDELFLLDFLKPWSNFKLIENK from the coding sequence ATGGGAAAATTAGGTGTTTCGATTTATCCAGAACGTTCAACATTTGAAAAGGACCAAGCTTATTTAGATTTAGCACACAAACATGGGTACACACGAGTTTTTACTAGTTTGTTAGAAATTGACGGCGATGCTGATCAAGTTTTAGGTAGTTTTAATAAAGTTGTAGCCTATGCAAATAGTTTAGGCATGGAAGTGATGGTTGATATCAACCCAGGTTTATTTACACAATTAAATATTTCTTATGATGATTTATCGTTCTTCCATAAAATGGGAGCATATGGCATTCGCTTAGATATTGGATTTACTGGCCAAGAAGAAGCGCGTATGACACGTAATCCTTATGGCATTAAAATAGAAGTTAATATGAGTTCTGGAACAAAGTATGTAGATAGTATTATGGCATTTTCACCAAATCGTGAAAATTTATTAGGCTCACATAATTTTTACCCACATCGTTATTCTGGTTTAGAATATAATCATTTTGTTTATTGTTCAAACCAATATCGTAACCATAACTTAAATACAGCAGCCTTTGTGAATTCGCATGAAGCGACTTTTGGACCTTGGCCAACACAGGATGGACTTTGTTCATTAGAAGATCATCGCGATTTAGAGATTGCGACTCAAGTCAAACACTTAGTACTAACAGATTTAATTGATGATATCATTATTGGAAATGCGTATGCATCAGAAGCTGAAATTATTGCCATGGCAGAAGCTTTTAATGCAGATTATCCATCTGTTAAAGTAGACTTAGATCAAGAGATTAGTGATGTTGAAAGAAAAGTTGTGTTAGATGAGTTACACAGTTACCGTGGTGACCGTTCGGCTTATATTTTACGTTCAACAATGACTAGAATAAAATATAAAAATGAAGAGTTTCCACCTCATAATACAATCGATATTAAACGCGGCGATTTATTAGTCGACAACGTTGATTTTGGTCAGTATAAAGGGGAGATGCAAATTGCTTTGAAGGAAATGGAAAATATCGGTCGTGTCAATGTAGTTGGACGAATTAGTGACGACGAATTATTTTTACTAGACTTCTTAAAACCATGGTCAAACTTTAAATTAATTGAAAATAAATAA
- a CDS encoding LPXTG cell wall anchor domain-containing protein, translating to MKSSTLLGVIVLGTIGLGLAATAVASFADLGGSSPESQVNVSSSSKSSSEASTTKNNDSQNKNSKTDSEEVSSSEEKESSSSLASNSSEVDSSNKESTSSLDSSSSEKNAPTKEESSSSIADVSNGNTDLEDSTSSGNNLNNAVSEQNPGTQAEQEATIETPAVNPPAADANNSENKVMDEVTYVTDVFPQTGEQKSQLPLIMGIILVILVILFLVFMRKKNKDEQNKKN from the coding sequence ATGAAAAGTTCAACATTATTAGGAGTGATTGTATTAGGAACAATTGGACTAGGCTTAGCTGCTACGGCAGTTGCTTCATTTGCTGATTTAGGCGGATCGAGTCCAGAAAGTCAAGTTAATGTGTCATCATCTTCTAAAAGTAGTAGCGAAGCATCTACAACTAAAAATAATGACAGCCAAAATAAAAATTCAAAAACGGATTCAGAAGAAGTGAGTTCAAGTGAAGAAAAAGAATCATCTTCGAGTCTAGCTAGTAACTCAAGTGAGGTTGATTCATCTAACAAAGAGTCAACTTCGAGTTTAGATAGTAGTTCTAGCGAAAAAAATGCACCAACGAAAGAGGAATCATCATCAAGTATAGCTGACGTCTCCAATGGAAATACTGATTTAGAAGATTCGACTTCTTCTGGAAATAATCTTAATAATGCAGTTTCAGAACAAAATCCGGGCACACAAGCGGAACAGGAAGCAACTATTGAAACTCCAGCAGTTAATCCGCCAGCAGCGGATGCTAATAATAGTGAAAACAAAGTAATGGATGAAGTTACTTATGTAACAGATGTGTTTCCACAAACTGGGGAACAAAAAAGTCAGCTACCTTTAATTATGGGGATAATATTAGTCATTTTAGTGATTTTATTTTTAGTGTTTATGCGTAAAAAGAATAAGGATGAACAAAATAAAAAAAATTAA
- the chbG gene encoding chitin disaccharide deacetylase — protein MKLIVNADDFGLSKGVNYGIIEAHRSGIVTSTTLMVNMPGFSSAVALAKENPSLGVGIHLVLTAGQSIAENVSSLTDQKTNNFYKKEDYSEKVLVTEVEKEWEAQIQQFKQTGLSMTHIDSHHHVHMNPSLLPLVLKLAEKYQVPLRQSHHDLNTGAKIEELTPTVRHTTNFDAGFYASEATVEKLNQLLQSYQAVESLEIATHPAFIDNDLLALSSYTKKRLDELDILTSNEVKNKIASLGIERINYSQLT, from the coding sequence ATGAAATTAATTGTCAATGCAGATGATTTTGGATTATCTAAAGGAGTTAATTACGGAATTATAGAGGCCCATCGTTCAGGAATTGTTACATCAACAACGTTAATGGTCAACATGCCTGGATTTTCTTCGGCAGTTGCATTAGCCAAAGAAAACCCAAGTCTAGGAGTAGGAATTCATTTGGTGTTGACAGCGGGGCAATCTATTGCTGAAAATGTCTCATCATTAACGGATCAAAAGACGAACAATTTTTATAAAAAAGAAGACTATAGTGAAAAAGTACTTGTTACAGAAGTGGAAAAGGAATGGGAAGCGCAAATACAACAATTTAAACAGACTGGATTATCTATGACGCATATAGACAGTCATCATCATGTTCATATGAATCCGAGTTTATTGCCTCTTGTTTTGAAATTAGCTGAAAAGTACCAAGTGCCTTTGAGACAAAGTCACCACGACCTTAATACAGGCGCAAAAATTGAAGAATTAACGCCAACAGTTCGACACACAACGAATTTTGACGCTGGATTTTATGCTTCTGAAGCAACAGTTGAAAAACTCAATCAATTATTGCAAAGCTACCAAGCAGTTGAATCTTTGGAAATTGCCACTCATCCGGCTTTTATTGACAATGATTTATTAGCCCTAAGTTCGTATACAAAGAAAAGGCTAGATGAATTAGATATCTTAACTTCTAATGAAGTTAAAAATAAAATTGCTTCTTTAGGGATTGAACGAATCAATTATAGCCAATTGACATAA
- the obgE gene encoding GTPase ObgE, with amino-acid sequence MFLDQVTINVKAGSGGNGMVAFRREKYVPDGGPAGGDGGDGGDIVFVVDEGLRTLLDFRFTRHFKAQEGEKGMSKGMHGRGAGDTIIKVPPGTTIKDTDSGMVLGDLVYHDQELVVAKGGRGGRGNIRFASARNPAPEIAENGEPGQERNLELELKVLADVGLVGFPSVGKSTILSIVSKARPKIGAYHFTTLVPNLGMVQAEDGRSFVMADLPGLIEGASQGIGLGTQFLRHIERTRVILHVIDMSGSEGRDPFDDYLAINKELETYNLRLMERPQLIVANKMDMPEAEENLKIFREKLNAGKTDEFTDDIPVFPISAISHKGMNNVLSATADVLDVTSEFPLYELVDEDETVLYKHTPEEKGFEITRDPDAAWVLSGDKLEKTFKMTNFEHDESIMRFARQLRAMGVDEEMRARGAKDGDIVRIMKYEFEFVE; translated from the coding sequence ATGTTTTTAGATCAAGTGACAATTAATGTTAAAGCCGGTTCCGGTGGGAATGGTATGGTGGCTTTTCGTCGAGAAAAATATGTTCCTGATGGTGGACCTGCAGGTGGAGATGGTGGAGACGGTGGAGATATCGTTTTTGTTGTAGACGAAGGTCTGCGTACACTCTTAGATTTCCGTTTTACTCGTCACTTTAAAGCTCAAGAAGGCGAAAAAGGAATGAGCAAAGGCATGCATGGTCGTGGTGCTGGTGATACAATTATTAAAGTTCCACCAGGTACAACGATTAAAGATACAGATTCTGGAATGGTATTAGGTGATTTAGTTTATCATGACCAAGAATTAGTCGTTGCTAAAGGTGGTCGTGGTGGACGTGGGAATATCCGTTTTGCTTCTGCTAGAAATCCAGCGCCAGAGATTGCTGAAAATGGTGAACCAGGTCAAGAACGTAATTTAGAATTAGAATTAAAAGTCTTAGCTGATGTTGGTTTAGTAGGATTTCCTTCAGTAGGAAAATCAACAATCTTATCTATCGTTTCAAAAGCGCGTCCCAAAATTGGTGCGTATCACTTCACAACCTTGGTTCCTAATTTAGGCATGGTTCAAGCAGAAGATGGTCGTAGCTTTGTTATGGCTGATTTACCCGGCTTAATTGAAGGGGCTTCTCAAGGAATAGGCTTAGGAACACAATTTTTACGTCATATTGAACGTACTCGTGTTATTTTACACGTGATTGATATGAGTGGGAGTGAAGGTCGAGATCCTTTTGATGATTATCTAGCAATTAATAAAGAGTTAGAAACGTATAATCTACGTTTAATGGAACGTCCGCAATTAATTGTAGCCAATAAAATGGATATGCCTGAAGCTGAAGAGAATCTGAAAATTTTCAGAGAGAAATTAAATGCAGGGAAAACGGATGAGTTTACTGACGATATTCCGGTCTTTCCAATATCTGCCATTAGCCATAAAGGAATGAATAATGTGTTGAGTGCAACAGCTGATGTTTTAGATGTTACATCAGAATTCCCACTTTATGAATTAGTTGATGAAGATGAAACTGTTTTATACAAACATACACCAGAAGAAAAAGGTTTTGAAATTACTCGTGATCCTGATGCTGCTTGGGTTCTTAGTGGCGACAAGCTTGAGAAAACCTTTAAAATGACGAACTTTGAACATGATGAAAGTATCATGCGTTTTGCTAGACAATTACGTGCGATGGGTGTCGATGAAGAGATGCGTGCTCGTGGTGCGAAAGATGGCGATATTGTTCGTATTATGAAATATGAATTTGAATTTGTTGAATAA